In the genome of Daucus carota subsp. sativus chromosome 9, DH1 v3.0, whole genome shotgun sequence, the window TGTTGTTAATTTGGCTGAGCAAGTGGTGCCAGAGAGCCATAGCAGAAATGGATGGTGATCCTGCTTATAACCAATCATCCCAATTGTAAGGGATGAACACCAAAGGATTGATTACAGCTCTCATCTCCCCTTCATACATATATGATGATCATACGAAAGTGCCGGAGGTTAGTCTTTTTGTGCGTGCATGTAAATGAACAAATTAAAGGACTAGCTAGTCACAAACATAACTACTAAAGAATGGAGCCTGTTGACAGGAATTGCACTCCAGCACTAACCAGTAGAGGTTGTAAACCCTTacattatttttagttttttactttcttctttctccataaaacttttatataatttttcatttcattctctccacatACCATTCCATCCAAATGAACACAATCTTAGTTAATAAAAAACACATTCATTTTATTAACAATTATGATCAACACctcaaaatcaagaaaaatgaagatgaagaatattaattaattaaggatCTTAGAATAACATCATCCAGACGATAATAATTACTCATCCGTCCCCCTCTTTTGTTTACATTGTGGGACGGGGGCTCGATacacattctaatgctctcataaaatatagtctAATAAATTATTCTGTAtccttttttttctgaataaatatttactatctaaatttttatataagaaaGAAAAGTTTCAAAAGAACAATGCAAAAGTGTTAAAAGAACTATGCTTTTGCCTGTGTATATACAGGCAAAAGTACACAGGCAAAAGTGTAAATTACTCTCATTTACATTAAAAAAGCTTCATCTTGTGGCGTTAGTCTCATATGTATCATCCGTTCATCGAGTTGTGTTAGAATTGGAAAATAAAAGACTTTAAACACAAAGAAAGTTCCAGCATCACTGCCCCCTCATATATATGAGCTAGGTTAGTTGAGCAGTTGAGcaacaaaaatatatagagTAGGGCACAAACAACCGAtactaaaattcaaataaatctcCTTATCTTACATTAATAAAAAGCTAATGGGGGCAGTGATTAATGATCACACCAGAATAGGATCAATCAATATCGAGGTTATCCTCTCTTTCGTCCGAGTTGAAGATATAGTGTATCCATCATAATCCTCGTAAAGAAGATTTGTCGCACATGAAAAATTGTAAACGTTTGTTAGCAACCGCCTTGGAACTGCTGTTGGATTGAGGCATTCCTGATTCATATCCTTCCACGCATTTGTGAGGCGATTCTGCAGTGATTCATAAGCGATTTCTTTTGGAACACCATACTGTTGCATGAAGCACTCAACAGCTGATGGTACATGCGCTCTCTTCCTCTCATTCTGCAATTATTGACGTCAAAAATATGTTATGAACTAAGATGTATACTGGAAACAAGGATGTTGAAGCAATTTTGTTGTTTTCTACAGAGCGTAAACCCTAGTACCCTAACTTCAAAATATATTGTATCTAACCTCATGTCCCACGATGTCGTTACCGAGTCGGCCAATTTCAGCTACAGCTCTAAGATTCAAGGGATCTTTCGACGTCCATTCAAATGCTTCTTTAGTTGCCACATTACCCATAAGCACGAAGCTTGTGATTGACAACATTGCCATGCCAGCAGATAAACATGCAACGCCCATGTACTCTTCAAACTTTGGAAAGTAGCCGACATGACACCATTTAGCTTCCTGATGATAATGTCTTACTGTCCTCTTAAACTGCAAACGGATTATATATTAAGGGGCCATTTGGGTAAACTTAAAAGAGTGCTTCttttttaaagtaaagaagtggactagaagtgagaagtaaattaagactcataagtgattaaactgtttgggaaaaaaagtagaagtcctgaaacaaaagctagcagcTTTTTATGCTTCTCGCTTTTTACACAAAGAGATCAGGAAAAGTAGAAGTCGGCTTCTTATCGAAAAAACCATGAATACCGTTTGCCAAACAGGCACCacgtattaaaataaataaatagaaatacTAATATTAAAGAGACAATGTTAATTAAGGTCCGTTCCTCATTCGCTTAAGAGACTCACAGCGTTTTTTGCATGATCGAAGCCGTATGTCAGTCCTCCCTCCTTTACCATCTCTTCTTCGGCTTTAGAAAAAACATCCAGTAAAGCTTGATAACAAACTCTCATGTAATCAGGAAGTTTGTCTAAGCTACTGATATCCCACCTATAAAATAGAGAGTTGTAATTAGAAGAGTACTCTGTTACGGAAGActttcctttcttttttttgttaagtgACTCAAATTGTACTTAGAGGCTGTTTGTATCAACATAAAGCtggagctttttttttttgagtgcaACTAAAAGCTGGGGCTTAATTAAAACTGTTTCTAACTTTAAACTGGAAaatgtttgtgtgtgtaataAGTTAGAAGCAGCGGATCTACCCAAAAAAATTCACCCAgcagaaatatttttatatacagACTCATAAATTACAAGAACACAAGAACATCATATCTCAGCTAAACTGTGTGTTCTGCGATCTCCATAATATTATTCTAGACAAACATACAgtaaatattttcaatattagttgttcaatttttggcttaatgaccttttagccctcaaagtatgggtggaagttccgatgcgtcttcgaagtttaaaaacgtacctttcgaccctcaaagtatctttgtcataccttttaacccttttaaaaataccggtataaatcgggggataaacttgacaattcatattcggggtaaagtttgggcataccttttaacccttaaagttTACATCTCGTACCTCttaacccctaaagaatacattaaaatacattagatgtttcTTTTAACCCTTAATATTTAATGCTCCctttaaccctcacgtgtgaaatgtcaactttgtccaccccgttatataccggtatacgccataagggataaaaggtacgacaaagatactttgagggtcgaaaggtacgttttttaaacttcaaagccgtatcggaacttccacccaaatttcaagggctaaaaggtcattaagccttaaTTTTTACCCTCAGATCTTTTACCcagctggaaaaaaaaaattcccttAAAAGCTATGAACTTTCACCCAGCTGGAGCTGGGCCCGTTGCATGTAACATCCGCCTCTGCTtagaagtcggcttaaagtcAGGAATAAGTTAGAATCCGACTAAAAGCTAGAAGTTGAGGTTCTTTTTTccgtgacttaattttttaaactttttttttttgataaaattaactCTAAGCCATAAATTgtccataaatcacttttatttttattaatatacttttacTGACCCATAAGTCATTAGTAAGTCAAATTTAcccaaacaaacattttaaactcccaatttatcaaataagtcacgttaagtcataagctcACCCAGACGGGCTCTTACTCTTCGATTGCATCACTGAATTGTTGCAGTTCTTCAGGTGTTCCATAGACATCGTACATGTCGTCAACAATGGATGTCAAAGTCGCCATACACCCACAATATCTTCTTATATCTATGTATCTATGTCtatgtatataataaatacTCTTGCCTCTTCTGCATAGTATATTTAGGCAGCTTATCTATCACCCTTCAACATGCTTTTAATTACAGCTGCTGTCATTCCACCTGATACACTCCGCTGTTGACACGTCGCTGAAGCACGTAGGCCTCCAATTTTTGCTGCCAACAGCAGGTAACACAGATTGTATAACCGAAGCTACAAAAGATAGTAAAAAAGACAAGGCTTCTCCGCGAAGCTTTCACTCCCGCCGCGATTGCAAGGAcatttattcaattttcaaatttcaaattagtGTATAGATTAGTACTTTTTTCATCAactctttctctcttttctcttttttctaCTCTTTCTCTCTTAAAGACCATACACTGATACACTCACATAAAAAGATAGCATAACCATGACGGCTACGGACCTTGAAATCTCTACAGCCatcaatataaatattgataatagttttatgttttaaatataGTTGATTTATTCggttatttcaattaaaatatattgaaaataccataatattgaaatttataaaaatcataaatgaacaaaatttgaattaatttgttTCGGTATTCGGTTAATCAAAATAAATGCTCACTCCTATGTGTATGACTTAAAaagatcaaaaaaaaaaaaaaaaagagtgagAGAGCTCATCTATATACCGTTGATCATTAAATACTTTAGTGATTTTAAATTgcacattaaaattatttagctTAATAAGCCTATCAAGAATATTTAGACTTCAGAAATATTTTAACTTCTAATTTCGGACATCATTTGAAGACTAAAATCAAAGTTGCTTAAAAGAGTATATTCGGAAGCTAAACAGATTATCTCTATGTTCATCTATACAATACTATAATAaaccaacataggtataatttgtaatccaaaattttagttatattttttggtttggtactctccttttggtactacaagtctatcTATTAGTCTACAAATCGTCTACAAATGTGAAGTCTATCTATTAGTCTTACATTGTTAAgcagtttcaaatattaaaaactcttataacaatatattatcatataatatttcattaaaaaaattataatgatgttataaataaaattataaatatacagttttgaatatctttttttaacaagaactttTATatgactttttttaaatttaacgtacgtgttctatttcaatataaacacgaaccattacataactctttctaacTTTAATCTGAAATTCGATTGTTTAGATTACTGAatttttcaaaggtattacacgatcgtctatgtttggaaaagatttaaattttctgattttttttatttttaaatctacgtatactaaatttggattaaatgtactaaatttttatggattttattttaaaattgataacATCATTCCCttaatttatttgtaattaaattatCTTCGTCTTTTTAAAAGTTACGTCTTTTCTTGATGTTGGTCGTGTGTTTTTCACTTGTTTTGTtggtttttgaatattattatgataGTGGTTGTATATTAttgcatttttatttcttttcgaGGTTGTATAGGGCTTTTTTGTAATACTATTGCATTTTATTAGGAAGCTTAAGCGAGGTTCCTTGAGCTGTGAGAACCAAGTGTTCGAACTTCGTGTGTTTGTTTATGTAGAGTAAAAGAGTCCAACAATATGCAACCATTTCGACACAAACAAACGGAAAAGGTACGACCAGGAAGTTCTAATTAATTACATGCCGGCTGCAGACAAAATCTGTGATGTTTTTTTATTCGGTCAAAACTGGCACTAGCAGTGTTAATGTCATAGTACATGGAGACCAAGTATTGGACTTACTTCACTTAGTCCACGTTCAGTCTAAACTCCGAACGTGTCTATATATGGTCAAGAATGATTAGAGTGTTTGAAGTAGTAGCTTATGTATGCAGAATGCAGCTCATTATTCTGATTATGATTTGATAGTGACCGCAAAAATGACATTATCTGGGTGGATGATTTCCAGCTAATTACAtctgtaatactccctccgtccctttttagttgtcacatttccatttccatttttattggtcatattgactaattttttaccaaagattataagtcactctttcattattttaaaaaactaaaaattacatcttaaagtatcTTCAAGTATATCAATACTCAGGCACTTCTTGATTGCCTAAAAAATATCGATACTCACCAGGAAGTCTATCTTACCTAATTATAGTCTTTCTGAAGCAGCAACTTGGCAAGTGGCTTGTGATTTtcttaattatgtaaaatatgaTTCATGGAATTTAAGAGTTGTGATAATAAGTTCGATACCGTGTGTGTAATGTGTATTACAGGCTGATAGACTTGTATACTGGTCTGCACTTTATAGAAATAAGATTATGAGAATACAGTTGACTAGAAATTAATGTCTGAACCAAGATTCTGCAAGTTCTTTTCATTTAAAGGATTTAATTATCTGATTTTTGTGGTTTCTAACACTGGGTTTCACACAAACACAACTGATATATATAAATCTGTATATTCTGAGAGAGAATTTCAGTAATGCAAAACGTTGTATTACTTCCTCTAATAAAGCTGAATGctgaaatacaaatatatagaaAATGCAGCTACCTAAGATAATGCTTATTACTCCTACAAACCAGCTACTTACTATAGCTACTTCTTGCAATCACTAAATTAACGCCCACAATCTCTCAACTGCATGAGAGTTATTCTCCTGTGCTAACGTGTAAAAACAACGTTAACaattattcaaaaatcaaactaaaacaaataaaaacacaTAAGTTTAGATTATAACTCCAACATTCACCCCTGTAATCTAAACTTCAGTCTGCAGATTCTTTATTCCCAACAATTCCCTCATTCTTTCGAACTTCACAACAGTCATGGCCTTAGTTAGTATATCTGCTCGTTGTTCTCCTGAGTTGATGAACTTAATCTGAATTTCTCCACGCTCCACACAGCCTCGAATGAAATGAAAACGTATGTCGATGTGCTTACTCCTCCCGTGGAAAACCGGATTCTTGGTTAAGTCGATGGCTGACTTATTGTCTATATATATCACCACTGGATCAAGCCTTTTCCCTGTGATCTGACTGAGCAGTTTACTTAACCACACTCCTTGACACGCAGCTGCATTGGCGGCCATAAACTCAGCTTCGCATGAACTCAAGGCTACACATCTTTGTTTTTGAGACACCCAGGTAATTAAGCTATCATTCAGGTAGAAGACCATTCCTCCGGTGCTTTTCCGATCCTCAACACAACCCGCCAAATCGCTGTCTGAATACCCTGAGAGCAAATAGTTTCCAGTTCCCTGTTCATAAATCAGCCCATAATTAACAGTCCCTTTCACGTACCTTAAAATCCGTTTGACAGCGTTCATGTGCAGAGTTGTTGGACGTTCCATATATCTGCTGACAACACCAACACTGTAAGCTATATCAGGTCTAGTATGAACCAAATACCTAAGACCTCCAATCAGACTTCTGAAAATCGTAGGATTTATCGCCTTTCCTTCCTCATCTTTGCTCAATGGAATATTTGCTTCCATTGGATACTTAACAGCATTGCAACTACTAAGTCCTGCCTTCTCGAGCAACTTCTTTGCGTAGGCTGCTTGCTTTAACTTTGTGAAGCCAATTTGTTGATCTACCTCAATGCCCAGATAATACGCCAATTTCCCGAGATCACTCATCTCAAACTTCTCCTTCATCTGTTTCTTGAATTTGCTTATAATGTCAATGCTAGTGCCTGTGATTAACAAGTCATCCACATAAACACCTACAATCAACACCTCATTTCCTT includes:
- the LOC135149123 gene encoding sesquiterpene synthase 2-like codes for the protein MYDVYGTPEELQQFSDAIEEWDISSLDKLPDYMRVCYQALLDVFSKAEEEMVKEGGLTYGFDHAKNAFKRTVRHYHQEAKWCHVGYFPKFEEYMGVACLSAGMAMLSITSFVLMGNVATKEAFEWTSKDPLNLRAVAEIGRLGNDIVGHENERKRAHVPSAVECFMQQYGVPKEIAYESLQNRLTNAWKDMNQECLNPTAVPRRLLTNVYNFSCATNLLYEDYDGYTISSTRTKERITSILIDPILV